In Sesamum indicum cultivar Zhongzhi No. 13 linkage group LG8, S_indicum_v1.0, whole genome shotgun sequence, the sequence TTTGGCCATAATCAATCAGTCATAATCCTAAGCAAACTGTCCATTTTGAAGTTGTTCTCTTGTACCCTACCGCAATTAGGAGAATTTATAAAGACACACACGACACGCGCATAAGTTTCTTGAGCCGGTCAATCGACGCGTCTTATCCACCCCGCCAACCCCCCCCACCGCAAAGAAATGACGGAAATACCCATGcttaatttacaataaatcatACAACTCCATGTGCTTTTCAGTTAATTCACTGAAAAAATTCCCCAAACTTTCggatatttataaattggcCCCATGGAAGTGGGATAGAAGACAAGAGAAACGGCTTCCTTGTACTCAAATCTTTTACAACTTGCCACCCATTCACCAGTGAGGCTCCAACACACACAGAGctttttggtgtttttgtctcttgcatatttcttttttctttttctttttttctttttctgaatttttcattccctttgtttattttcttgaaattctttttcttttgggagTACTGAATAATTTAGGGGGGGTTTGGGGATTACATTAGGGCTATTTGCAActcttcttttctccttttgtGTTTCTTCTCTTGGCCATCTGTCTGACCCCAGTTGCTTAAAGATTTCAAAATTGTGGAGAGATCTCATTTGGgttttagttcaaattttgtgGGTTTACATTATCTGATCTTGAGATTGTAGTTAGAGGGAAGAGGGGTGGAGAGAGATATGTGTAGTGTATCAAGATTCTGTGAGAAGGTGTGTATGATGGCTGAAGGGGGATCTCATTATTGTTCCAAGAAGACTGATGATATATGTGGTGATGCTTGTGATGAGGTAAAgggtttcttctttttttgtactttttagtTCCTCTTAAATTTGAACTTGTAACTAATGTATGGACAAAATCAGAacttgtggtaaatttgatgcTTGTTTGTCTATGGTTTAATGCCCTGATGGTGATTTGGAACTCTGGGCTGGTTCGGGTTTGTTCTTCTCGAAGTTTCTGGGGGGTAGCATTTTTCAATTCTATAGAATAGTATGTAGAATTCATGATAATGTGaaagttcaaattttgaatttgggtTTCTGGGTCTGCTGGGAGGATTTGAATAAAGTACTGTAGAATGGTTTTTACTATTTCTGAGAACAAGGGATAGATCAAACTTCAATCTTTGTAGtttttagggaaaaatataTCAGATGCTAGATTCTAGATCTTGTGAGTTTTGGAAATATTTCATCATAggtcctttttcatttttttgttcctCAATGCTTCTTTCCATTTGATGGGGAGTGGTGGAGGCATTTGTTTTGTGTTAATCAATTCAAGTATTTGGCTGTGCTTTTGAAATCAAAGATTTTTCAGTAAAGTGGTTCTTATACTTGGATGAGTTACTGTGTTATTCAAGGAGTCGCttgcatttaattttacatcttTTTACATAGAGGTATTTATGTAGTTTTTTATAAGTTCCACCTTTGAGACATGATAAAGGGTTGTGCATCAAGAATTAGGTGTAGCTATTGTAAGTCGTTCTGCATTTAGTTTGTAATGTTGTGGTATTTGTTACCTGCAGGACTCCGGACGGACCTTGAGCATGAAGAGAATTAAATGTATACTGCGTGGGCTGGATATCAAAGCctatctctttcttttcatgtTGATCCCGACATGTCTCTTTGTTATATATGTACATGGGCAGAAGATTACGTACTTTTTGCGGCCTTTATGGGAATCTCCTCCTAAGCCCTTCCATGAAATACCTCACTACTATCACGAGAATGTGTCGATGGAGAATCTGTGTAAACTTCATGGTTGGGGAATACGCGAATATCCTAGGCGTGTTTTTGATGCGGTGTTGTTCAGCAATGAGGTAGACATCCTTAAGATACGATGGAAGGAGTTGTACCCGTATGTGTCAGAGTTTGTCCTCCTCGAGTCCAATTCAACATTCACTGGGCTGCCGAAGCCTCTGGTATTTTCTACAGTAAGggatcaatttaaatttcttgagcCACGATTAACTTATGGACAAGTTCCAGGGAGATTTAGGAAAGGAGAGAACCCGTTTATCGAGGAGGCATATCAGAGACTTGCATTGGATTATCTCCTCAAACAAGCCGGTATTCAGGACGACGACTTGTTGATAATGTCTGATGTTGATGAGATTCCAAGTAGACATACTATTAATCTCTTGAGGTGGTGTGATGGCATACCTCCGATCCTCCATCTTCGTTTAAGGAACTATCTCTATTCTTTTGAGTTTCTTGTTGACAATAATAGCTGGAGAGCTTCAGTTCACATATATCAAGCTGGCAAGACGAGATATGCTCACTATCGGCAGTCTGATGAAATTTTGGCTGATGCAGGGTGGCACTGTAGCTTTTGCTTTCGACACATCAGTGAATTCATATTTAAGATGAAAGCTTACAGCCATGTTGATCGGGTGAggttttctcattttctcaaCCCTAAAAGGGTCCAGAGAGTAATCTGCAAAGGTGCTGATTTGTTTGATATGCTTCCGGAAGAGTACACTTTCAAGGAAATAATCGGGAAAATGGGACCTATTCCACACTCATACTCAGCTGTTCATCTTCCTGCTTATCTTTTAGAGAATGCcgatgaatttaaatttctgtTGCCCGGAAACTGCTTAAGAGAGAGCGGCTGATACAAACTGCTGCAGTCTATATTACTTTTGTATAGGGTTGAAGTCAGCTGTGGCTCCCAGTGAAGGGTTTCCATTGACCAATTGATGACAATGGTGTGTTGCTTCTATAACCATGCTACATCTCCGGCGTATTTATATCATTCTTTTTTACGAGTGTTTGGGAAAATTGGACACGTTCTTGGATTTCTGTAGTGGGTTATTGTATATAGTTTTTCTTAGAGTTGATTTCCATGCGAACGGATAGCATCCCTGTACTAAATGGAGAGTTAGCCTTGACAGGAACGAGATGGAATGGGGCTGCTCGTTGCTTCTTTTTACCAACATGATATTATGTCCATTACACCCCTGTTGAAACTCCATTGTCGTTCCTGGGCTTTCTTCACGTTAGGAAATTTTTGACGTTGGACTAATCTATTCATATGCTGCTTGTCAATCATGCTTTTAAATTCCCCTTTTCGATCTTCTGAAGCTACTGCTCTATCATCCCGACTCAACGATACTTCATAGCTAGCGGTCAAGCTAAGTAGCGTAACTCAGATTTTTCTGTTTCATATGCTGTGGTTGTAAGTAGTTCATGTTCCCTCTCTTGCTCTATTCCACATTGCATCCTCAGGAACTCTCACATACTTGCAAGCTGTCTTAATTCTTACATTATTACCAAGATTCTTGCTGAACTTTCTTGCAGATGTTTGGTTTCTAAGTCAAATGAATTAAGAATCAGATACCCTTTATAGCTACTTACATGAGGTTTTATTATTCTTCGAGGTTGGCATGTCTGAACTTCCTCAAGAAGCTAATCATTGAGTGCCACCTATGTGCAGCTCATAACAATCATagccctatattttttttccaagagTTGCtgatttttacaattaaatacTATATCGGTTTCTGGGATTTATTCTACTTTACATAGAAATGGATTGACAGCACAGGCGAATCTGAATAAGAAACTGTCTTTTCAACACATTCGGTATTATCTCATCTCATATTGGTATAGGTTCTTGAAGTTCAACAAGAATAATGCAATAGgcctaaaagaaaattgtaattaatcaatatatgagtttcatctatttttcttttagggtaaattacatcaaatttatacaattacaaatactctttttgttgtttgatatCCTCTAATATGcgacataattatataactctGGGACGATAAGATGGAgatgtcaatttatttttattgggattttatttgttttttttaaaaaaatgaagttataagtttttctttttacgaTGGATGGACATTATTGTAAaatgaatatacaaatttaagaaattatgtaagaattataatttaaagtcCAAAAGGATATTATcgaaaattcaataaaaaattggttgaAAACCTAATGGAAGGTAACCGAATAGGTAAATCATTGGATGAACATTATTATTAGAGGTAAGACGCATTGATCCCCTGAGTTTAGgccaaattacataaatacccccatatcttttataaaattacagctataTCCCTAAGGGGCTGTTAAAGTAACATTTTTTCCTAtgacttttataaaattacagctacacccTCTAAGGGGTGTTAagagtaatattttttaggaggTGTTTGTGTAAGGTATGCCTCTGAAAAAGTAATGTAGTTGTAATTCtaactataattttagggAGTATAGCTGTAGTTttgcaaaacaacaaaggatgtttgtgtattttgatcTAACCCTAAGGGGTgccaatataatttaccctattattAAAGAGGATaacgatatttttttaaataaaataaaatatttataattatattacatttttaagGAGCGTAATATAATTGACGCTTTAGTTTATATAAGATAAGACAGAAGAGAGGAAGTAGCGTAGCAAACTGTCGTCGGATCGGTAATAGGAGTCATTAGATGCCATGGAATTTCATGTCAAGTCACAATTGTTGTGTAATGGATGCGGCAATCCTTATCCTGGCATCGAGATGTTAATTGACTCCAACGTTGTCTACCTTATAAATGTCTCAGAAACTACTTTTGCAAGCGTAATTGGAGCCGAAAATGATATTTCTAAACTGgtttagttcaaatttaaagtAGATTTAGTGAGAACCCTTTGATATGACATCTTTGAGCttagatatttatattattataaaagaaaattttttgtcataCCGATCTTTGAATActcaaatttactttttatttcatttattcattttaaaaaaaattgatcagattaataattttgatattttttaataatctcacaGTTTTACATACGTATATATTTTCCGTTAACTACCTATTACTCCATATTTCTCTCCGGCCTTACTTCTCCatatttattgcaatttataattataatttgttctttttataatttttttttcttatcatctcacaccaaattttttttatgtgtttgtGGGAACCGCGTGCGATGAcgattagtatatatatggaaaCTGTAGTGATTTTTGACTAAAAAGGGCTCTTGAATTCTTGAAacaaaaggatgaaaatttgAGCAGCTTTTGGGGTTGGAGTGCTATTAAGCAATAAATAAAGTGCATTTTGGTGCTGTTTGAGTTTGAAGTTCCAAGTGATTATGTTTTAGCATTTGAAAAAGGGATTACTGTTACTAGCCGTTGAGTTGCAGTACAATCAAGACCAAAGGCTAGCTAATAATTACATGGCTGATAgctttaaatttgaaaaataaaatttgtacgtATTGtctgtttatttatattttaattagataataaaaaaaattaatgtttataacttctttttttctactataatacaaaatattatcatgTTCAATTTCAATATGTGTTGATCATTGACACGACGTCTACACAGCTGCAACACATAATCGGATATATCATTTAatcgaaataaaataaaataaagaaaaatcccAACACAGTATAGACACAACAAGAACACGGTTGATAGCATGTCGACATATTTTGGACGCtgcaaattattcttttttgttggtatatttcataaattgaagattataaaatttaacaaatttctaaaatgagttaaaagaaatagtattgctttattaattttcattttacttcatttcctatttaattttccttttctaagACTATGCTCTTTGATCTTAATATCATTGTTTACaaataacatttaaatatgcttgattcattttaattacatCTATGTTTGTATAAGttatttactaattacatacaaatatatacttaaaatttttgcatataaaacttataaaacaCTCATATTATAGTCGTGTCATATTCTTCTACAAATTACGTGCTGTTTATCCATGTCAGTATGTCCGTATCTGTACATCTATTTTGACGTGTCTGTATCTGTGCATCGTAGAATCGACCCCAACCTACGTTCCATTTTGCAAGAATATAAGCAACAGTTAAAATTCTCTCTTTAGTCCACAAAGTAGATGCAAATAATTTTGGTGAGATCAAAATGGTTAGGGCGCAAAGCAGGACCAGCAAGACAGATTCTCCCACCCACAACGCAAGTTGGAGAATAATATCTGGCATTGGGACTTTTTGGCATCCAGACCGTCCACACACATGAGAATTGATTCTTCTCATGCCACTGCAATGCCTCTCAAACTGTATATATAAGCAGCAATCTTAAAACCTTAATCATATAGCAGCAGTCTTAAAAACTTCAATCAACTGCAATTAGCACCAAAAACAGCCTCAAGAAAGATGCAGATGTATCCCCGCGGTGGCTATGCTCAGCACTACTTTGCGGAAGTAGAGGAGGACTACTTCGCGGAAGACGACTACCACTACAACAATGAGTTTTCCCATCAAAGCATGCAGATGAAGCCCAATCATCATGTCACCCCGGGAACCATGGACTACTACAAGAACGACTATCGCTACAAAAGTGGCGCAGCCGTGCAGATGAAGAAGCCGGATCAGTGGACTCCTGGCCCACAAAATCATAACTACAATCAGATGCATGGCTACGGAGGGTATGATCAGAGGGCTGACAGTTTCAAGCATGCTGATCAATGGAAGCCCAGCCCAGCGAGGCATAACTACAATCAGATGCATGGTTATGGAGGCTATGATCACAACACAGACAGTTTCAAGTGCGGGCCTGAAGATTTTAATGTGCAGTATTCAGAAGAATGGTACGAGCAGGAACAGCATTACGATGCCTGGAACAGCCAGAACAGTTATGCAGGCCATGGTAATCACTACACGGTTGAAAAGGGCTGTGGGAATGGGGCTCATCAAGGGCCTCATATGCCCCTGGGCCAGCACCGTCCCGTTTGGACTGCCAAGGCCATCAAAGACTGAGGATCAGCCATCTTTCAGACGTCATTCatattatatgcatatcaAATAGGTTAGGACAAGGTAAATAAACCTCTTCCAATAAATACTGAGATGAACTAGTTTGANNNNNNNNNNTATTATACTGCTATGTATCTCTACTATCTTGGCAAGTTAATTCATGACTTCTATGACCGAAAGCTTTTCCTTGGCACAATGTTAAGACATTATAACCGCCTCAGTCAATCTGATAACCCGAAATTCCTCTGGTTACAAATGTCTTTTAGAATGATAATTGTTCTATTCAATTCTCACAAAATCGAGCTCTAAGATCAAACACCAAGTGCACATCATTGTAGTTCATCATTGCTCTGTTAgcaataaaatagaattggaaagcagcaaaaacaaaactaaCAATGCAACTTAACATAAAACTCCCAGACAGTCATATGAGATCCTATCGTCTTTGGGAAGACTGTAAAAGAGGTCGAGTCTGCAGGATCAGTTACAATCAGAGATGTTGTTAGGAGATGAGCTTGTAAGTTAAGATTAGGCAACTTCATCGATTCTCCATCTAACCTTGTTGCGTCTCACAGGCTATTTTCTGCACATGAGTTTCTCTTCCGAGTATTTCAGCAAATATAAAACGATACTCTTGATATGTATCAAGAACGGCCCCAAATATCGTTGCCAACTCTCCTAATTGAGATGATCCACTGTTACTAACTTGCTATTACAACTTTTCTTGTTCAAAGCTGTTGTAGTTGAAACATGAAATTGCTGTACCGTTCTAACCAAAGCATCATAGCATCTGTTAAAAGATTATCATCCTTGGTTCTATTAGCCCGGTTGGAACCTCAACTGATCACTAGCTCTCCTCATGATCAGCAGTATGCTACGTTTTGATCCGTTCCTTATATTACATCTCTCGATCAgcatttttctcttcttaTAATGCTCAATCAAGCTATTAACACGGtgaaatatacctcctcacatgcatttaTAGCATGTGAACATGTATAAGACAGttcaatcagaaaaaaattgtttttatttctgataaatttgcaataagttaatagAGGTAAATacagattttcattcaacatCTTCTTGGTAATATGATCAAATTCTGGAAATTATATATCGACGAGCCAAACGCCTAATAAATAGCATGTTTTATCCTAAGACAAACGAAGTAAAAGAAGAGGCCAATCATGTCCCATCCCATGGATGCCAATTGATTCTCTTTCATCATATGTaactaagaaaaaaattctgatAAGTTTGAAATGATACTAATTATGGTTTTATACATGCAATTAAGAATAGCATtattacaaaacaaattttaataaattcaaaatgatagCTGCTTAAGACATTTACTTTCTTATATTCCAGCTGGTTTATTTTCGGTTCCTTGCATTCAGAAGaaaataatccaaattaatctatgtatatattaatatacatttcttgacataattatttttcataattaatgacAGTTGATGACGGAACTAATTAACATGTTTTACCCCAATCTATAAGCCCTAGATTACCAAAAAAAACAGATGAGATATATTCGCGctataaaattgattaatatatttaagaactCGTTCATCAATCTTTGAACAAAACTCAAGATCAAGAACTGATACATCAATCTTTTGAACAAAATTCAAGATCAAGAACCGATACATGAATCATTGAACAAAATTCAAGATTACATTACTCGTCAATGGGCAACTCATAGCGACACAAAGGACAAACATGATTTTCCCGCAGCCACCTCAATATGCAATTTTCATGGAACATATGACTGCAAGGCAGCCTCGTCGCGCGCCCCCCATTGAAAAACCCTTCCAAACATATGGAACATGACTCTTTCGCCAACATCGACGCACCATCGTCATCTTTTCCGCCATTCACAGCCACAATTTGTAGTTCCCCATTGATTATCTTTGCCGGACGCCTCGCCATTAACGATTCCGCTTCTTGGTGAACCTCGCTCATGTCACGCGGTCTTCTGATGGCTTTACTGTATTCAGACTCAAATGTGGGGTCAATCCGTTTCTGCTCATCAAACCAAGAAATCCACGACGCGAATTCCTCCACAGGCACCTTCACAATTTTCCGGATCTCCAAGCGCACCCATGCCATCATGTCCTTGTTCTTTGGTTTACTGTGCACCAGATGAAGGAAATCAGAGATTTTCTCAACGAGCTCATCTTCGTTGGTAAGTAGAAGCAACTGCCACTGACGGCTGTGGAGTTGGAGTTTCGTCCAATCCGTCCAAAAGCAGTTGAGCAATTCGAAGGGGATGAGATCTTCGTCCTGGATGAGATCCCACAATGACTCTTCCAGGGCTTCGTGATTTTTCATGTTGATTGGTCTGCGCTGAGTGATGAAAAAGCCTGGAAACGCCAACTTCAGGCCGACATCCTTCTCCGAGTAGAAATCGACGTGGACGTGAAGCTCGATCATTAACTTGACGTCTCCAATTCTTGGTCTGGCATAGGATTCATGCATGTCAACATTTATGAAGGATTCTTGGTGGGAATTCAAGGGTGGAAGCCATGCCGGTGGAGCCATAGTGCATGCACTACACTACACAGATGGAGAGGAATGAAGGACAAGAAGTTCGTACGTAGAATGATTTTTGGTGGAGGTATATATGTACAATGATTTCGTAAAAATCAttggatgtatatatatatatatatagtgagaGTCCACTATACACATCAGAGTCCATCTTCTTGTCAGCTTTAACCTTCCTATATAACTGGCAGTAACCGTTTTCTTGAAAAAcagcaagaaaaaataaaataataatatcctAGCTAGTTTTGGTGGGTTTCGGATCCAATAACAGACATATAAAGTATACCAAATTAcatgttctttttccttgtaaCAATCTGTCAGGAAATTCTTTTGTAGGTTGATCGCATCAgagtattaattatattaatataattcatcataattgtttgtataatattacatactTATGAAATCactgaataaaaaatataatttataattataagaccaaaaatataattttgttaattatatttcgtGAAAAGTAAACAAACGTTCATTGCCCAGGCTAAATATTCTTACAACTCTGGGCCCAACTCGGTTTTAGGGTCCATTTCTATCAATTGGTTAGCCATAGGACATTTCccctttctttccttttttgttcttttaaaaaaataatatcaatcaattataccaaaatatgaaaaattaatcaattaaattaataatttcacacTAAAacttgtataaaaaaatagtaaattaaaaatgatcataaatttagacaaacatacatataaattacaactttGGGCCTAACTTGGATTCACTTTAGTAcgacattttttattattttctagttCATTTAATATATCCTGTATACCTCTTTTACATATTGTATTAGATATGATATCACAAATTATCAGATccaatattttgtttagtttcAAAATGCTTGACCCGTTATAAGAGCATAGGGCTCGAAATTGTTGAGGATTGTGTTGTC encodes:
- the LOC105168318 gene encoding uncharacterized protein LOC105168318, giving the protein MCSVSRFCEKVCMMAEGGSHYCSKKTDDICGDACDEDSGRTLSMKRIKCILRGLDIKAYLFLFMLIPTCLFVIYVHGQKITYFLRPLWESPPKPFHEIPHYYHENVSMENLCKLHGWGIREYPRRVFDAVLFSNEVDILKIRWKELYPYVSEFVLLESNSTFTGLPKPLVFSTVRDQFKFLEPRLTYGQVPGRFRKGENPFIEEAYQRLALDYLLKQAGIQDDDLLIMSDVDEIPSRHTINLLRWCDGIPPILHLRLRNYLYSFEFLVDNNSWRASVHIYQAGKTRYAHYRQSDEILADAGWHCSFCFRHISEFIFKMKAYSHVDRVRFSHFLNPKRVQRVICKGADLFDMLPEEYTFKEIIGKMGPIPHSYSAVHLPAYLLENADEFKFLLPGNCLRESG
- the LOC105168664 gene encoding E3 ubiquitin-protein ligase RNF43-like, translating into MAPPAWLPPLNSHQESFINVDMHESYARPRIGDVKLMIELHVHVDFYSEKDVGLKLAFPGFFITQRRPINMKNHEALEESLWDLIQDEDLIPFELLNCFWTDWTKLQLHSRQWQLLLLTNEDELVEKISDFLHLVHSKPKNKDMMAWVRLEIRKIVKVPVEEFASWISWFDEQKRIDPTFESEYSKAIRRPRDMSEVHQEAESLMARRPAKIINGELQIVAVNGGKDDDGASMLAKESCSICLEGFFNGGRATRLPCSHMFHENCILRWLRENHVCPLCRYELPIDE